TTTGCCGACTTACAAAATGCCTTTGTTTGGATATGATTTTAAATTGGTTTTAGGTAAGGTCTGGGAGTTTATTTCCGGCGCTGGAAAAGTGATTTTCACTGTGAGTATTATTCTTTGGGCTTTGAGTTATTTTGGCCCGCCACAACATAAAGATGAGATTTTAGCAACAGAATCTTCCCTTGACCATTCTTATCTTGGAAGAATCGGAAGAACGATGGAACCAGCCATTGCTCCGCTTGGTTACGACTGGAAAATGGGAATCGGAATTTTGACAAGTTTTGCGGCGAGAGAAGTTTTCGTAGGAACTTTATCAACGCTTTACAGTCTGGACGATGAAGCTCCTGAAGGAAAATTAATAGAAAAAATGAGATTGGATGTAAAACCAAATGGCGAAAAAGTTTTCAGTTTTGCAACCGGTGTTTCGATTTTACTTTTCTATGCATTTGCGATGCAATGTATTTCTACAATTGCTGTCGTTTACAGAGAAACGCGAAGCCTGAAATGGACGATGTTACAAACAGTTTCAATGACATTTTTGGCATACTTTTCGGCTTTGATTATTTATCAAATTTTAAAGTAAATTTAAAATGGACAATTCATTAACCTTACAATATGTAATTATAGGACTTATCGTTTTAACGGCTGTTTATGCAATTGTCAGAAAGCTTACAAAAACATTTTCCAAAAAAGATAACGGAAAAAACTGCGGTCCGGATTGTGGCTGTTCTTAATGTAAAAACATTAGTTTTAGAAATTTATCGTAATTTCGGATTTCAAAAACTAATCGAATGAAAAAAACACTTACATTATTTGCATTTCTATTTGTATTTTTTTCTTACTCACAGTCTCCTTCATCTACTAAAAAATGGAATGAATATCATAATCGATACGAATATTTTGACAGTGAAGGAAACCTTATTGGATATGAAAAATACAATGATTATAAAAAACAGTGGGAGTACTATTCTGAGAACAAACCCAAATCAAAATTTAATAGGTCTGATGTAGAATTAAACACTTCTTTATCCGCTTCCGATATTGAATATGCAAAAGCTATCGGGCTATCTAAAGCCTTGAAAGAATCCAAAGAAATCACAGAACGTATAGACTACTATCAAAGTATTATACAAAAAAAATACAATAATTTGTCCGCAAAAATTAGGTCATCTAGCTTTACCGATGAGGACAAAGAAAAACTTCTTGAAGAATTTGATGAAAAGGTTATTTATGCCGATGAGACTTATACAGATATGTCATCGCATACAGTTGCAACTAACAAATTAAATTTTATTATTAGAAGTTATAATGATTTACTACAAAAATATTCCGACAAAACAATAAATCCCATTATTCAAAAAGTTGTACAGCTTGATGCTAAATTTGATTCTGCTCTTGTAAGTAAGGTACCAAAAGGCTTTAATTTTCATACTGCATCTTATGATGAAATTATGCAAAGTGGAACTTACAGCTATGTGATAAGAGAATATGTTTCTGCAAGAAATTCTTTCTCTAAATTAATGAATGAAGGAAATCTAACTTATGAAAAAGGAAATTCTCTGTATTCTAAAATGTTAATCGAATATTATAAAATTTCTGAGAAATGACCTTGAACCAATTAAGTACAATATCTGGTTTCTTAGCTGATATAGCTACAATAATTGCCCTACTTGGAATAGTTTACGCTTATTTCTTTTCAAGAAAACAAATACATTTTTCAACAATTGAAAAATGTATTAATGATTACAGACAATTGTATCACAAATATGAAGACAAATATGACAATCCTAAATTTTTAGGGCAATATTTAGATTTGGTTAATGAGGAATTATTTTATATTGAAAAAGGGTATTTACCAAAAGAAGTGTCTGAAGAATGGATTGATGGGATGATTGATTATTTACCATTTTTCAATAAATCAGAATTAGTTTTAAGTAGAAAATTCAATGAATTTCACATCTCTGAAAATGTAAAGAGTCGTCTGTATTCTTATCCTCGAATTTTAAAATTTATAACTGTAAAAGAAGAGATAGATTTTGAAAAAATTTTTCTTCCATTGTCTGATGAAGATGTGATTGAAATAAGGTCTTCTGAACGGAAAAAGCTTATAAAACTGCTTAAAAGAAATCTAAAATAAGTTTGTATTAAAACTAATCAATGCGAATCCTCACTTTTATTTTGCTCAATTTCTGCGTACTAACATTTGCACAGAATGACAGCATCAATAATAAAGTGATTTCCTACGACGACAAAATCATTCTTCGCCTTAATTTTGATACCAACATTGATAATTATGTTATTTCTTCCAAAGGATTAGATATAAAACCAAGGTTGAATCTCAACAATAAAATCAACACCACTATTGGGTTTGATTATAAAATCGTCAGTGCAACTGTATCTTTCGCTCCCAATTTTTTACAAGGGAACAACAACGGTTTAAAGGGAAAAAGCAGTTTTGCCAATTATACTTTCAGATTCTTTCCAAAAAACATTATTCAGACACTTTCATACAAGAATAGCAAAGGGTATTATATCAGTAATACTCAAGATTTCGTAAGCAATTGGCAAAGAGGTAAAGACCCTTATCTGACTTTTCCGAATCTCAGAATCCAAAGTTTTGGAGGTTCAACTTCTTATATTTTTAATAAGAATTTTTCTCTTAAAGGAATTTATTATCAAAAAGAATGGCAGGAAGCGAGCAGTGGAAGTTTTGTGCCGTCCATCAATTATGAATATGTCCTTTTTTCTGATAATCTGAACTCTATAAAATCCAGAGAACATCAATTGGATTTGAGTTTTGATGTTGGTTATCATTATAATTATGTTGCCACAAAACACTTTAATATTGCACCATTTGTCTTTGCAGGATTAGGAAAAAAATGGAGTAGTTATAAAGCCGACATCACAAAAGATGAAAAAGAAAAACAGAACTTTTTTACTCAGAATTTCGGTGCTGGTTTGCATCTAGGTTATAATTCTGAGAAAATTTTCTTCGGTTCCAAATTCAATTATTCCGGTAGTCATTATGATGACAATGGCTCTAATATTATCAATAATAATTTCTATGTTCTTTTATTTTTCGGTTATAGGTTAAATGCACCTTCGAAAGTGAAAAAGGTCTATGAAAAAATTCAGGATAAAATACCTGAGCTTTAATGTAGAATTAAAAACAAAACGACTTCTTTTTAATACATTTGCATTCAGAAAAAACCTTAAAATTTATTAAATGTCATTAATAAAATCAATTTCCGGAATCCGAGGAACTATCGGCGGAAAAGTAAACGATAACTTAACTCCGCTGGATATTGTGAAATTTGCTTCGGCATTCGGAACTTGGCTTCAGAACAATAAAAATAAAAAAGATTTAACCTTAGTTATCGGAAGAGACGCCAGAATCTCTGGTCAAATGGTTTCTTCTCTTGTAACTTCTACGTTGCAAGGTCTTGGAATTAACGTTGTTGATTTGGGACTTTCTACAACACCAACCGTAGAAATAATGGTTCCCGAACTGAAAGCTGACGGAGGAATTATCCTTACTGCTTCTCATAATCCAAAACAATGGAACGCCTTGAAATTATTGAATGACAAAGGCGAATTCATCAGCGGAGAAAATGGCGCAGAAGTGTTGGCTCTGGCAGAAAATGAAGATTTCGATTATGCAGAAGTGGATGATTTGGGAAAATATGAAACCAGAGACGACGCTTTCGATATTCACATCAAACAAATTTTAGATTTACCAACAGTTGATGTTGAGGCGATAAAAGCTAAGAAATTCAAAGTTGTACTTGATGCGGTGAATTCTACCGGCGGGATTTCTATCCCACCACTTTTGGAGAAATTAGGTGTGGAAGTTGTGAAACTTTATTGCGAACCAAACGGGCAATTCCCTCACAATCCGGAACCTTTG
The genomic region above belongs to Epilithonimonas zeae and contains:
- a CDS encoding FeoB-associated Cys-rich membrane protein; this translates as MDNSLTLQYVIIGLIVLTAVYAIVRKLTKTFSKKDNGKNCGPDCGCS
- a CDS encoding DUF4421 family protein, which produces MRILTFILLNFCVLTFAQNDSINNKVISYDDKIILRLNFDTNIDNYVISSKGLDIKPRLNLNNKINTTIGFDYKIVSATVSFAPNFLQGNNNGLKGKSSFANYTFRFFPKNIIQTLSYKNSKGYYISNTQDFVSNWQRGKDPYLTFPNLRIQSFGGSTSYIFNKNFSLKGIYYQKEWQEASSGSFVPSINYEYVLFSDNLNSIKSREHQLDLSFDVGYHYNYVATKHFNIAPFVFAGLGKKWSSYKADITKDEKEKQNFFTQNFGAGLHLGYNSEKIFFGSKFNYSGSHYDDNGSNIINNNFYVLLFFGYRLNAPSKVKKVYEKIQDKIPEL